Proteins encoded within one genomic window of Nilaparvata lugens isolate BPH chromosome 11, ASM1435652v1, whole genome shotgun sequence:
- the LOC111047805 gene encoding isovaleryl-CoA dehydrogenase, mitochondrial-like — protein MRVRRLLQVTNRWFKFKHLCRSYASQYYPIDDELFGLTTEQKQLRESIFNLAQKELAPKASQIDKENNFKDLRSFWRKLGELGALGITVPSEYGGSDGSYFDHVLLMEELSRACAAVALSYGAHSNLCVNQINRNGTDQQKHKYLPKLCSGEHIGALAMSEPGSGSDVVSMRLKADKVHDYYVLNGNKFWITNGPDADTLVVYARTDPNAEKEQHGISAFIVERGMEGFSNSPKLDKFGMRGSNTSELVFEDCKVPAANLLGAENKGIYVLFSGLDLERLVLSAGPIGIMQACCDIAFDYVHERKQFNQKIGEFQLIQGKLADMYTALSASRSYVYSVARACDRGHVNGKDCAGVILFSAENATQMALSAMQCLGGNGYINDYPTGRLVRDAKLYEIGAGTSEIRRLVIGRSINSVYR, from the exons ATGCGAGTCAGAAGACTGTTACAAGTTACCAACAGATGGTTCAAGTTTAAACATTTGTGCAGAAGTTATGCTTCACAGTACTATCCTATTGATGACGAACTGTTTGGATTAACTACTGAACAGAAACAG CTTCGAGAATCCATATTCAATCTAGCCCAGAAAGAACTAGCACCAAAAGCCTCACAAATTGACAAAGAGAATAACTTCAAAGATCTGAGG TCGTTCTGGAGGAAATTGGGTGAGCTTGGCGCCCTGGGCATAACAGTGCCATCCGAATATGGCGGCTCCGATGGATCCTACTTTGACCACGTGCTGCTCATGGAGGAGCTGTCTCGCGCATGCGCGGCAGTCGCACTCAGCTATGGCGCACACTCCAATCTGTGCGTCAATCAGATCAACCGAAATGGCACCGACCAACAGAAACACAAGTATTTGCCAAAG CTGTGTTCAGGAGAGCACATTGGAGCCCTGGCCATGTCCGAACCAGGCTCTGGCTCAGACGTTGTGTCAATGCGGCTGAAGGCGGACAAAGTGCACGATTACTATGTTCTCAACGGAAACAAATTCTGGATCACAAATGGACCAGACGCTGATACATTAGTG gtTTACGCAAGAACAGACCCGAACGCTGAGAAGGAACAGCATGGTATTTCCGCTTTCATAGTAGAGCGAGGTATGGAAGGATTCTCAAACAGTCCAAAGCTAGATAAATTCGGAATGAGAGGATCAAATACCAGCGAATTGGTTTTTGAAGATTGTAAAGTACCAG CTGCAAACCTACTAGGAGCCGAAAACAAAGGAATCTACGTGTTATTTAGTGGACTGGATCTGGAGAGGCTTGTTTTATCGGCTGGACCGATTGG AATAATGCAAGCCTGTTGTGATATTGCGTTCGACTATGTCCATGAAAGAAAGCAGTTCAATCAGAAAATCGGGGAGTTTCAATTAATCCAG GGTAAGTTGGCAGACATGTACACAGCACTGAGTGCTAGCCGCAGCTATGTGTACAGCGTGGCCAGGGCATGTGACAGAGGGCATGTCAATGGCAAGGATTGTGCCGGAGTCATACTCTTCTCTGCCGAGAATGCAACCCAGATGGCTCTGTCCGCAATGCAGTGCTTAG GAGGAAACGGATACATCAACGACTACCCGACCGGAAGGTTGGTGCGTGATGCCAAGCTGTACGAAATCGGAGCCGGAACCAGTGAGATTCGCAGGCTTGTCATTGGAAGATCAATCAACTCTGTCTATAGATGA
- the LOC120353593 gene encoding LOW QUALITY PROTEIN: protein lethal(2)essential for life-like (The sequence of the model RefSeq protein was modified relative to this genomic sequence to represent the inferred CDS: inserted 2 bases in 1 codon; deleted 2 bases in 1 codon), protein MSLLLRDILEDIYNPASIYDQHFGLGLLNDKLGPSSHGLLSSVPLSSGYLRPWRHPDSDYSGVSTIKADKSNFKVNLDVQQFKLCGNDLVIELCGNDLVIEGKHEERKDRHGLYVSHQFTRRYNLPENVHLEFKLSSDGVLSSMAPKKVEAVKLNNATVSCIKTXQQQQISKDVKQQNGEKVET, encoded by the exons ATGTCTCTGCTACTACGAGATATTCTTGAGGATATCTATAATCCAGCTAGCATTTACGATCAGCATTTTGGATTGGGATTGCTGAACGATAAGCTTGGACCATCGTCACACGGTTTGTTATCATCAGTGCCATTGAGTTCCGGATATCTTCGGCCCTGGAGACACCCTGACTCCGATTACAGCGGCGTGTCCACCATCAAAGCTGATAAGAGCAATTTCAAAGTCAACCTCGACGTTCAACAGTTCAAACTCTGCGGAAATGATTTGGTGATTGAACTCTGCGGAAATGATTTGGTGATTGAAGGCAAACATGAAGAGAGGAAAGACAGACATGGG CTCTATGTGTCTCATCAGTTTACTCGCCGCTACAACCTTCCTGAGAACGTTCACTTGGAGTTCAAACTATCTTCAGATGGAGTTTTGTCGTCGATGGCACCGAAGAAAGTTGAAGCTGTTAAATTAAATAATGCAACAGTTAGCTGCATTAAAAC ACAGCAGCAACAAATTTCCAAGGATGTCAAACAGCAAAATGGTGAGAAGGTGGAAACCTGA
- the LOC111053186 gene encoding mucin-5AC-like codes for MKYIEALYILVALGSALARPQSEGRASRLEDDWRPMSNYHYVRPVYRPDPPLSRESKNQQIHNDTGSSNGTAQGAPNAESARHVPTTATPIGESLKMVTKQLLQSPTATDMVVTDVRTPPKIKTQQLKLEAELVSGKGEAVPVPLDEIHAYEIITNSPKSTESPKSSSMTPPTTQAGISTWVLLSGSASTTPTTVRKAPPKPTASIQAVSNPLGKKKTKPTTESSATTVVSDSAKSSSDSKLKPTNEHLKQTLNSTKKFQSNSSKEETVKTPITINLQDSRFRNKTPVTMGRVPTTSITKNKTEYVSSKKKVNATTPTPTATLEVKNDSSSHNETIQNRKKPVASLPASLDTPTTITIIPTAISSMKRVPVYHHDIPVVPTTSVIIETESADYDPDEITTEDLITTTKRPRRPANKKKRKPGNKTKKRPAIQNAETEPLKEDVLESKVTIDANATKSAIATHGSSPARPLSTRIYNYLAREVMPSVGVGIVGLVLTAGLAGLFLYPFGGGVVARRNAYEPAKNPLASPDSHMYYYNEYSPKNEPDNGQAEETVFGQVLSGMSQSESQYSDSISKNSANTYNHNMNANSNVSPGSKYRYDPGPSSAGAPTIVYPTKDSKYTSTGSADISSIDRNRDSSGAYSTLTDIDSAHNDRNYPSLTTDNPDLSQFSGSQYSNLVGSSSATQFTSSGSSGSSGIYVGSIMNPDTNFTYSEMVGSSSMKASDTNQHYSSMVSSPTVLTASDSSNTIPQYSSLIASPTTSNTENDGAQYLSRFASSSSSSNSRPQYSSLISSSASPQYSSVVDSSGNGHYSPSMKDSSSGSHYSTNMKDSSSSHFSPQISDSSNSKYSQLTGISIETSNGKYSSSHSPTHSSKYQASEYTAYSNPSDIGTPGGMYTVGSSSSSSERENHRPPSVRYSDWEGSSEQKDVPSKEEDKSDKSQPQFAAVHSSQFSAPSRTETAYPSGIDMISITGPNYSVGSSSESRRSNIGVEHGPRNMKIRRRRQIPSHNEIDGDLPKDEPEFISTTTKYMENNQESTTQSGASTNSPTTTETDTTTFVSADRNETLNETVVESEKNVQNIDDDDSELTTSKPQEDGSFLSVIRRIAQFKFKLGLTLLRSTSMAVSRYFQSVQRRMEKVIRRLEKRAKEAEQQRKSKNEKSIERRTKREAKSHRKSKKTYKKKNIKT; via the exons ACCAGTCTACAGGCCTGACCCTCCTCTATCAAGGGAGAGCAAGAACCAGCAAATCCATAACGACACCGGAAGCAGTAATGGAACAGCACAAGGAGCTCCCAATGCTGAGTCAGCAAGGCATGTTCCAACAACTGCCACTCCCATTGGTGAATCTCTTAAGATGGTCACAAAGCAACTCCTCCAATCACCGACCGCCACAGATATGGTTGTCACTGATGTGAGAACACCTCCAAAAATCAAGACTCAACAGTTGAAGCTTGAGGCAGAGCTGGTTTCCGGTAAAGGTGAAGCAGTTCCAGTTCCACTGGACGAGATCCATGCCTATGAAATCATCACAAATTCTCCAAAATCGACCGAATCTCCAAAAAGCTCATCCATGACCCCGCCCACAACACAAGCAGGGATTTCAACATGGGTGCTTCTTAGTGGATCTGCAAGCACTACACCTACAACTGTCAGGAAAGCTCCTCCAAAACCCACCGCTTCCATCCAAGCTGTCTCGAATCCTCTGGGCAAGAAGAAAACAAAACCAACAACTGAAAGTAGTGCAACAACCGTTGTGAGTGACTCTGCCAAGTCATCAAGTGACAGTAAATTGAAACCTACCAATGAGCATTTAAAACAAACTCTCAATTCAACAAAGAAATTCCAGTCAAATTCGAGTAAAGAGGAGACTGTCAAAACACCTATCACAATAAACCTACAGGATAGTAGATTCAGGAATAAGACACCTGTAACCATGGGACGTGTACCTACAACATCCATTACAAAGAACAAGACTGAGTATGTGTCAAGTAAAAAGAAAGTGAATGCTACAACACCCACACCAACTGCAACTCTAGAAGTGAAGAATGATTCAAGTTCTCATAATGAAACCATTCAAAACCGCAAGAAACCAGTTGCAAGCTTGCCAGCATCCCTTGACACTCCTACCACAATCACAATAATCCCAACAGCAATCAGCTCTATGAAAAGAGTGCCAGTCTATCACCATGACATCCCAGTAGTTCCCACCACATCAGTTATTATTGAAacagaatcagctgactatgATCCTGATGAAATAACAACTGAGGACTTGATTACAACCACCAAAAGACCAAGGAGGCCTGccaacaagaagaagaggaaaccAGGCAACAAGACCAAGAAACGACCTGCAATTCAGAATGCTGAGACTGAACCTTTAAAGGAAGATGTGCTTGAGAGCAAGGTGACAATCGATGCAAATGCTACAAAGTCAGCTATAGCAACCCATGGATCTTCTCCAGCAAGACCTCTATCAACAAGAATCTACAACTACTTGGCCAGAGAAGTGATGCCTAGTGTGGGAGTTGGGATTGTTGGTCTAGTGCTCACAGCTGGCCTGGCTGGACTCTTCCTGTACCCATTTGGAGGTGGAGTTGTAGCTAGGAGAAATGCATATGAACCAGCCAAGAATCCACTGGCCTCACCAGATAGTCACATGTATTACTACAATGAATACTCGCCCAAAAATGAGCCTGACAATGGACAAGCTGAGGAAACAGTTTTTGGACAGGTTCTCTCAGGAATGTCACAGTCTGAATCTCAATACAGTGATTCTATTTCAAAGAACTCAGCAAACACTTACAATCACAACATGAATGCAAACAGCAATGTGAGTCCTGGTAGTAAATACAGATATGATCCAGGTCCCAGTAGTGCAGGAGCACCAACTATTGTTTATCCAACAAAAGATTCAAAGTACACCTCAACTGGAAGTGCTGATATCAGCTCGATTGACAGGAATAGAGACAGCTCTGGTGCATATTCCACTCTGACAGACATTGATTCAGCACATAACGATAGAAACTATCCATCACTTACAACAGACAACCCTGATCTGTCTCAGTTCTCTGGTAGTCAGTACTCAAATCTCGTGGGAAGCTCCAGTGCAACTCAGTTTACAAGTTCAGGCAGCTCTGGTAGTTCAGGAATATATGTGGGAAGCATCATGAACCCAGATACAAACTTCACCTACTCTGAGATGGTTGGCAGCTCTTCTATGAAGGCATCAGACACAAACCAACACTATTCCAGCATGGTTAGCAGTCCAACTGTGTTGACAGCTTCTGACAGCTCCAACACAATTCCTCAGTATTCCAGCTTGATTGCTTCACCAACCACATCAAACACTGAAAATGATGGTGCACAATACTTGAGCCGATTTGCAAGTTCTTCTTCAAGCTCCAACTCCAGACCTCAGTATTCAAGTTTGATCAGCAGTTCAGCTAGTCCTCAATATTCAAGTGTTGTGGACTCTTCAGGCAATGGACACTACTCTCCTAGCATGAAAGATTCATCAAGTGGCAGTCATTACTCGACAAACATGAAGGATTCCTCTAGCTCACACTTTTCTCCTCAAAT TTCTGACTCATCAAATTCAAAGTACTCCCAGCTGACAGGAATCTCCATTGAAACATCGAATGGCAAGTACTCCAGTAGCCATTCCCCAACACACAGCTCCAAATACCAGGCAAGTGAGTACACAGCATACAGCAATCCATCAGACATTGGAACACCAGGAGGGATGTACACTGTCGGTTCAAGCTCTTCAAGCTCAGAAAGGGAAAATCATCGTCCCCCAAGTGTGAGATACTCTGATTGGGAGGGTTCTTCTGAACAGAAAGATGTACCATCAAAAGAAGAAGACAAGTCAGATAAGAGTCAACCACAGTTCGCAGCAGTCCATTCATCACAATTTTCAGCCCCATCAAGGACTGAAACTGCATATCCCAGTGGTATTGACATGATTTCAATAACTGGACCCAACTACAGTGTTGGATCAAGTAGTGAGAGCAGACGTTCCAACATTGGCGTTGAGCATGGACCAAGAAATATGAAGATCAGAAGGCGAAGGCAGATTCCATCTCACAATGAAATCGATGGTGATTTACCCAAAGATGAGCCTGAGTTCATATCAACCACTACAAAATACATGGAGAACAATCAAGAGTCAACAACTCAATCAGGTGCAAGCACAAACAGTCCCACAACAACTGAGACAGATACAACAACTTTTGTGAGTGCTGACAGGAATGAAACACTGAATGAAACTGTTGTTGAGTCAGAGAAGAATGTTCAGAacattgatgatgatgactctGAATTGACAACATCAAAGCCTCAGGAGGATGGGTCATTTCTAAGTGTCATCAGAAGGATAgctcaattcaaattcaaacttggTCTGACCTTGTTGAGGAGCACATCAATGGCAGTTTCCAGATACTTTCAGTCCGTCCAGCGTCGCATGGAAAAAGTCATAAGGCGTCTGGAAAAAAGGGCAAAAGAGGCCGAACAACAAAGAAAATCGAAAAATGAAAAGTCCATAGAAAGGAGAACGAAGAGGGAGGCGAAAAGTCATAGGAAATCCAAGAAAACTtacaagaagaaaaatattaaaacataa